A single genomic interval of Xiphophorus couchianus chromosome 2, X_couchianus-1.0, whole genome shotgun sequence harbors:
- the atp2a1l gene encoding ATPase sarcoplasmic/endoplasmic reticulum Ca2+ transporting 1, like isoform X1: MENAHTKETTECLSYFGVNENVGLSPDQVKKSLEKYGFNELPAEEGKSIWELIIEQFEDLLVRILLLAACISFVLAWFEEGDETVTAFVEPFVILLILIANAVVGVWQERNAESAIEALKEYEPEMGKVYRSDRKSVQRIKAREIVPGDIVEVSVGDKVPADIRIVSIKSTTLRVDQSILTGESVSVIKHTEAVPDPRAVNQDKKNMLFSGTNIAAGKAIGVVAATGVSTEIGKIRDQMAATEQEKTPLQAKLDEFGEQLSKVISLICVAVWAINIGHFNDPVHGGSWIRGAVYYFKIAVALAVAAIPEGLPAVITTCLALGTRRMAKKNAIVRSLPSVETLGCTSVICSDKTGTLTTNQMCVTKMFVIKNVDGDHVDLDAFDISGSKYTPEGEVSQGGGKVNCSQYDGLVELATICALCNDSSLDYNESKKIYEKVGEATETALCCLVEKMNVFNSNVKNLSRIERANACCSVIKQLMKKNFTLEFSRDRKSMSVYCTPGKGDGGAKMFVKGAPEGVIDRCAYVRVGTTRVPLTNAIKDKIMAVIRDWGTGRDTLRCLALATRDSPLKPEEMNLEDSTKFADYETDLTFVGCVGMLDPPRKEVTGSIELCRDAGIRVIMITGDNKGTAIAICRRIGIFGEDEDVSGKAYTGREFDDLPISEQSEAVRRACCFARVEPAHKSKIVEFLQGYDDITAMTGDGVNDAPALKKAEIGIAMGSGTAVAKSASEMVLADDNFSSIVAAVEEGRAIYNNMKQFIRYLISSNVGEVVCIFLTAALGLPEALIPVQLLWVNLVTDGLPATALGFNPPDLDIMGKPPRSPKEPLISGWLFFRYMAIGGYVGAATVGGAAWWFIYDSTGPGVTYYQLSHFMQCHDENEDFAGLECEIFEAAPPMTMALSVLVTIEMCNALNSLSENQSLLRMPPWSNFWLIAAMTLSMSLHFMIIYVDPLPMVFKLTHLSFEQWMMVLKLSFPVILIDEVLKFMARNYVESTEAKK; the protein is encoded by the exons ATGGAGAACGCGCACACAAAGGAGACGACAGAATGCCTGTCTTACTTCGGGGTGAACGAGAACGTCGGCCTCTCTCCCGACCAGGTCAAGAAGAGCCTGGAGAAATATGGCTTCAATG AGCTTCCTGCTGAGGAAG GCAAGAGCATCTGGGAGCTGATCATTGAGCAGTTCGAGGACTTGCTCGTCAGGATCTTGCTGCTGGCTGCATGCATCTCTTTT GTGCTGGCCTGGTTCGAGGAGGGCGACGAGACCGTCACCGCCTTCGTGGAGCCCTTCGTCATCCTTCTTATCCTCATCGCTAACGCCGTCGTCGGAGTGTGGCAG GAGCGTAACGCTGAAAGCGCCATCGAGGCTCTCAAGGAGTACGAGCCTGAGATGGGCAAAGTTTACCGTTCTGACAGAAAGAGTGTGCAGAGGATCAAGGCCAGAGAAATCGTCCCCGGAGACATTGTGGAGGTGTCCG TTGGTGACAAAGTTCCCGCCGACATCAGGATCGTTTCCATCAAGTCCACCACCCTGCGTGTTGACCAGTCCATCCTCACTG GTGAGTCCGTCAGTGTGATCAAGCACACTGAGGCCGTCCCTGACCCCAGAGCCGTCAACCAGGACAAGAAGAACATGCTTTTCTCT GGCACCAACATCGCTGCTGGCAAGGCCATTGGCGTGGTTGCAGCCACCGGCGTCTCCACCGAGATCGGCAAGATCCGTGACCAGATGGCCGCCACCGAGCAGGAGAAGACTCCTCTGCAGGCCAAGCTGGACGAGTTCGGCGAGCAGCTGTCCAAGGTTATCTCTCTCATCTGTGTCGCCGTCTGGGCTATCAACATCGGCCACTTCAACGACCCAGTCCACGGTGGCTCATGGATCCGTGGTGCCGTCTACTACTTCAAGATTGCTGTTGCTCTGGCTGTGGCTGCCATTCCTGAGG GTCTGCCTGCTGTCATCACCACCTGTCTGGCTCTTGGTACCCGCCGTATGGCCAAGAAGAACGCCATTGTCAGGAGTCTGCCCTCTGTGGAGACCCTGGGCTGCACCTCCGTCATCTGCTCCGACAAGACTGGCACCCTCACAACCAACCAGATGTGTGTGACCAAG ATGTTTGTTATCAAGAACGTTGACGGGGACCATGTTGACCTTGATGCCTTTGACATCTCTGGCTCCAAGTACACCCCCGAGGGCGAGGT TTCCCAGGGAGGTGGCAAGGTGAACTGCAGCCAGTACGATGGCCTCGTTGAGCTGGCAACCATCTGTGCTCTGTGCAACGACTCCTCTCTGGACTACAACGAG TCCAAGAAGATCTATGAGAAGGTCGGTGAGGCCACTGAGACTGCCCTGTGCTGCCTGGTTGAGAAGATGAACGTCTTTAACAGCAATGTGAAGAATCTGTCCAGGATTGAGAGAGCCAATGCCTGCTGCTCT GTGATTAAGCAGCTCATGAAGAAGAACTTTACTCTGGAGTTCTCCCGTGACAGGAAGTCCATGTCTGTGTACTGCACTCCAGGAAAGGGTGACGGTGGCGCCAAGATGTTCGTTAAG GGTGCCCCTGAGGGTGTGATTGACAGGTGTGCCTATGTCCGCGTTGGCACCACCCGTGTTCCCTTGACCAACGCCATCAAGGATAAGATCATGGCCGTCATCAGGGACTGGGGTACCGGCCGTGACACCCTACGTTGTCTGGCTCTTGCCACACGCGACAGCCCACTGAAGCCAGAGGAGATGAACCTTGAGGACTCAACCAAGTTTGCCGATTATGAG ACTGATCTGACCTTCGTTGGCTGCGTTGGTATGCTGGATCCCCCTCGTAAGGAGGTCACTGGCTCTATCGAGCTGTGCAGAGATGCTGGAATCCGTGTCATTATGATCACTG GGGACAACAAAGGAACTGCTATTGCTATCTGCCGTCGCATTGGCATCTTCGGTGAGGATGAGGATGTTTCTGGCAAGGCCTACACCGGACGTGAGTTTGACGATCTGCCCATTAGCGAGCAGTCCGAGGCCGTGCGCAGGGCTTGCTGCTTCGCCCGTGTGGAGCCAGCCCACAAGTCCAAGATTGTTGAGTTCCTTCAGGGTTACGATGACATTACAGCCATG ACCGGTGATGGAGTGAACGATGCCCCGGCCCTGAAGAAGGCCGAGATCGGCATCGCCATGGGCTCTGGCACTGCCGTTGCCAAGTCTGCCTCTGAGATGGTCCTGGCTGACGACAACTTTTCCTCcattgttgctgctgttgagGAAGGCAGAGCTATTTACAACAACATGAAGCAGTTCATCCGCTACCTAATCTCCTCCAACGTCGGTGAGGTCGTCTG TATCTTCCTGACCGCTGCTCTGGGTCTGCCTGAGGCTCTGATCCCCGTCCAGCTGCTCTGGGTCAACCTGGTCACTGATGGTCTGCCCGCCACCGCTCTGGGCTTCAACCCCCCTGATCTGGACATCATGGGCAAGCCCCCACGTTCCCCCAAGGAGCCTTTGATCTCTGGATGGCTGTTCTTCAGATACATGGCTATTGGTG GATACGTTGGTGCTGCCACTGTTGGCGGTGCTGCCTGGTGGTTCATCTATGACTCCACCGGTCCCGGTGTCACCTACTACCAGCTG TCCCACTTCATGCAGTGCCATGATGAGAACGAGGACTTCGCCGGTCTCGAATGTGAGATCTTTGAGGCAGCTCCACCCATGACCATGGCTCTGTCTGTGCTGGTCACCATTGAGATGTGCAACGCTCTCAACAG CTTGTCTGAGAATCAGTCTCTGCTGCGTATGCCCCCATGGAGCAACTTCTGGCTGATTGCCGCCATGACCCTGTCCATGTCCCTGCACTTCATGATCATCTATGTTGACCCACTGCCC ATGGTCTTCAAGCTGACCCATCTGTCATTTGAGCAGTGGATGATGGTCCTGAAACTTTCCTTCCCCGTCATCCTCATTGATGAGGTGTTGAAGTTCATGGCCCGCAACTACGTTGAGA GCACAGAGGCTAAAAAGTAG
- the atp2a1l gene encoding ATPase sarcoplasmic/endoplasmic reticulum Ca2+ transporting 1, like isoform X2: MENAHTKETTECLSYFGVNENVGLSPDQVKKSLEKYGFNELPAEEGKSIWELIIEQFEDLLVRILLLAACISFVLAWFEEGDETVTAFVEPFVILLILIANAVVGVWQERNAESAIEALKEYEPEMGKVYRSDRKSVQRIKAREIVPGDIVEVSVGDKVPADIRIVSIKSTTLRVDQSILTGESVSVIKHTEAVPDPRAVNQDKKNMLFSGTNIAAGKAIGVVAATGVSTEIGKIRDQMAATEQEKTPLQAKLDEFGEQLSKVISLICVAVWAINIGHFNDPVHGGSWIRGAVYYFKIAVALAVAAIPEGLPAVITTCLALGTRRMAKKNAIVRSLPSVETLGCTSVICSDKTGTLTTNQMCVTKMFVIKNVDGDHVDLDAFDISGSKYTPEGEVSQGGGKVNCSQYDGLVELATICALCNDSSLDYNESKKIYEKVGEATETALCCLVEKMNVFNSNVKNLSRIERANACCSVIKQLMKKNFTLEFSRDRKSMSVYCTPGKGDGGAKMFVKGAPEGVIDRCAYVRVGTTRVPLTNAIKDKIMAVIRDWGTGRDTLRCLALATRDSPLKPEEMNLEDSTKFADYETDLTFVGCVGMLDPPRKEVTGSIELCRDAGIRVIMITGDNKGTAIAICRRIGIFGEDEDVSGKAYTGREFDDLPISEQSEAVRRACCFARVEPAHKSKIVEFLQGYDDITAMTGDGVNDAPALKKAEIGIAMGSGTAVAKSASEMVLADDNFSSIVAAVEEGRAIYNNMKQFIRYLISSNVGEVVCIFLTAALGLPEALIPVQLLWVNLVTDGLPATALGFNPPDLDIMGKPPRSPKEPLISGWLFFRYMAIGGYVGAATVGGAAWWFIYDSTGPGVTYYQLSHFMQCHDENEDFAGLECEIFEAAPPMTMALSVLVTIEMCNALNSLSENQSLLRMPPWSNFWLIAAMTLSMSLHFMIIYVDPLPMVFKLTHLSFEQWMMVLKLSFPVILIDEVLKFMARNYVEK; encoded by the exons ATGGAGAACGCGCACACAAAGGAGACGACAGAATGCCTGTCTTACTTCGGGGTGAACGAGAACGTCGGCCTCTCTCCCGACCAGGTCAAGAAGAGCCTGGAGAAATATGGCTTCAATG AGCTTCCTGCTGAGGAAG GCAAGAGCATCTGGGAGCTGATCATTGAGCAGTTCGAGGACTTGCTCGTCAGGATCTTGCTGCTGGCTGCATGCATCTCTTTT GTGCTGGCCTGGTTCGAGGAGGGCGACGAGACCGTCACCGCCTTCGTGGAGCCCTTCGTCATCCTTCTTATCCTCATCGCTAACGCCGTCGTCGGAGTGTGGCAG GAGCGTAACGCTGAAAGCGCCATCGAGGCTCTCAAGGAGTACGAGCCTGAGATGGGCAAAGTTTACCGTTCTGACAGAAAGAGTGTGCAGAGGATCAAGGCCAGAGAAATCGTCCCCGGAGACATTGTGGAGGTGTCCG TTGGTGACAAAGTTCCCGCCGACATCAGGATCGTTTCCATCAAGTCCACCACCCTGCGTGTTGACCAGTCCATCCTCACTG GTGAGTCCGTCAGTGTGATCAAGCACACTGAGGCCGTCCCTGACCCCAGAGCCGTCAACCAGGACAAGAAGAACATGCTTTTCTCT GGCACCAACATCGCTGCTGGCAAGGCCATTGGCGTGGTTGCAGCCACCGGCGTCTCCACCGAGATCGGCAAGATCCGTGACCAGATGGCCGCCACCGAGCAGGAGAAGACTCCTCTGCAGGCCAAGCTGGACGAGTTCGGCGAGCAGCTGTCCAAGGTTATCTCTCTCATCTGTGTCGCCGTCTGGGCTATCAACATCGGCCACTTCAACGACCCAGTCCACGGTGGCTCATGGATCCGTGGTGCCGTCTACTACTTCAAGATTGCTGTTGCTCTGGCTGTGGCTGCCATTCCTGAGG GTCTGCCTGCTGTCATCACCACCTGTCTGGCTCTTGGTACCCGCCGTATGGCCAAGAAGAACGCCATTGTCAGGAGTCTGCCCTCTGTGGAGACCCTGGGCTGCACCTCCGTCATCTGCTCCGACAAGACTGGCACCCTCACAACCAACCAGATGTGTGTGACCAAG ATGTTTGTTATCAAGAACGTTGACGGGGACCATGTTGACCTTGATGCCTTTGACATCTCTGGCTCCAAGTACACCCCCGAGGGCGAGGT TTCCCAGGGAGGTGGCAAGGTGAACTGCAGCCAGTACGATGGCCTCGTTGAGCTGGCAACCATCTGTGCTCTGTGCAACGACTCCTCTCTGGACTACAACGAG TCCAAGAAGATCTATGAGAAGGTCGGTGAGGCCACTGAGACTGCCCTGTGCTGCCTGGTTGAGAAGATGAACGTCTTTAACAGCAATGTGAAGAATCTGTCCAGGATTGAGAGAGCCAATGCCTGCTGCTCT GTGATTAAGCAGCTCATGAAGAAGAACTTTACTCTGGAGTTCTCCCGTGACAGGAAGTCCATGTCTGTGTACTGCACTCCAGGAAAGGGTGACGGTGGCGCCAAGATGTTCGTTAAG GGTGCCCCTGAGGGTGTGATTGACAGGTGTGCCTATGTCCGCGTTGGCACCACCCGTGTTCCCTTGACCAACGCCATCAAGGATAAGATCATGGCCGTCATCAGGGACTGGGGTACCGGCCGTGACACCCTACGTTGTCTGGCTCTTGCCACACGCGACAGCCCACTGAAGCCAGAGGAGATGAACCTTGAGGACTCAACCAAGTTTGCCGATTATGAG ACTGATCTGACCTTCGTTGGCTGCGTTGGTATGCTGGATCCCCCTCGTAAGGAGGTCACTGGCTCTATCGAGCTGTGCAGAGATGCTGGAATCCGTGTCATTATGATCACTG GGGACAACAAAGGAACTGCTATTGCTATCTGCCGTCGCATTGGCATCTTCGGTGAGGATGAGGATGTTTCTGGCAAGGCCTACACCGGACGTGAGTTTGACGATCTGCCCATTAGCGAGCAGTCCGAGGCCGTGCGCAGGGCTTGCTGCTTCGCCCGTGTGGAGCCAGCCCACAAGTCCAAGATTGTTGAGTTCCTTCAGGGTTACGATGACATTACAGCCATG ACCGGTGATGGAGTGAACGATGCCCCGGCCCTGAAGAAGGCCGAGATCGGCATCGCCATGGGCTCTGGCACTGCCGTTGCCAAGTCTGCCTCTGAGATGGTCCTGGCTGACGACAACTTTTCCTCcattgttgctgctgttgagGAAGGCAGAGCTATTTACAACAACATGAAGCAGTTCATCCGCTACCTAATCTCCTCCAACGTCGGTGAGGTCGTCTG TATCTTCCTGACCGCTGCTCTGGGTCTGCCTGAGGCTCTGATCCCCGTCCAGCTGCTCTGGGTCAACCTGGTCACTGATGGTCTGCCCGCCACCGCTCTGGGCTTCAACCCCCCTGATCTGGACATCATGGGCAAGCCCCCACGTTCCCCCAAGGAGCCTTTGATCTCTGGATGGCTGTTCTTCAGATACATGGCTATTGGTG GATACGTTGGTGCTGCCACTGTTGGCGGTGCTGCCTGGTGGTTCATCTATGACTCCACCGGTCCCGGTGTCACCTACTACCAGCTG TCCCACTTCATGCAGTGCCATGATGAGAACGAGGACTTCGCCGGTCTCGAATGTGAGATCTTTGAGGCAGCTCCACCCATGACCATGGCTCTGTCTGTGCTGGTCACCATTGAGATGTGCAACGCTCTCAACAG CTTGTCTGAGAATCAGTCTCTGCTGCGTATGCCCCCATGGAGCAACTTCTGGCTGATTGCCGCCATGACCCTGTCCATGTCCCTGCACTTCATGATCATCTATGTTGACCCACTGCCC ATGGTCTTCAAGCTGACCCATCTGTCATTTGAGCAGTGGATGATGGTCCTGAAACTTTCCTTCCCCGTCATCCTCATTGATGAGGTGTTGAAGTTCATGGCCCGCAACTACGTTGAGA AGTAA